The proteins below come from a single Trachemys scripta elegans isolate TJP31775 chromosome 16, CAS_Tse_1.0, whole genome shotgun sequence genomic window:
- the LOC117889247 gene encoding CLOCK-interacting pacemaker-like, which yields MPAEKPPATERPCQPLMERGMAVGGTAAATVGSGGRPGLLEKPAMGGEGSRKSPDPHPPASESEKDSGFSDTSSESLSTLDQAEVEEPSICASRWATNGPRLRTAPDLDSTFTRFTPVYIVKNVILKQPLGASSSTQLLTWSGQAPPDSVQGQARLIFLQQPVATATLKPLLPGRKPQAKDTFLPILNAYPKIAPHPGHSRENEAGAGPPPRSGSAGHAKSKRFCLEEAWVSSSELDAPTSGGLREEQRPGGTVQVPSAGSSEPLSQNTVTSSTELARPAPSSIAAQGSQALLDLAEGRILAKASKKLGSSLGKQRRFHNTVEILRKSGLLGVTLRTKELIRQNSSTQREIAELREHARLLCEAMQSNNSQTWARLQAAMSLSASYWARRGTGPDVPAKAKAEAATPPTDFSGESLPASPMNLALTPDLSAHMALP from the exons ATGCCTGCGGAGAAGCCCCCCGCCACCGAGAGGCCGTGCCAGCCCCTCATGGAGAGAGGCATGGCGGTGGGGGGTACAGCAGCGGCGACCGTCGGCTCCGGGGGGCGCCCGGGGCTGTTGGAGAAGCCAGCCATGGGGGGCGAGGGCAGCAGGAAGTCCCCGGATCCCCACCCGCCAGCCAGCGAGTCTGAAAAGGATTCTGGCTTCTCAG ACACGAGTTCGGAGTCCCTGAGCACGCTGGATCAGGCTGAAGTGGAGGAGCCGTCCATCTGTGCCTCACGCTGGGCGACCAACGGGCCCAGGCTGCGGACGGCGCCGGATCTCGACAGCACGTTCACCAGATTCACCCCTGTTTACATCGTCAAAAACGTTATCCTGAAACAG CCCCTGGGAGCTTCCTCCAGCACCCAGCTTCTGACCTGGAGTGGCCAAGCCCCCCCGGACAGTGTGCAGGGCCAGGCTCGGCTCATCTTCCTCCAGCAGCCAGTGGCTACAGCCACGCTGAAGCCGCTGCTGCCTGGCCGGAAGCCACAGGCCAAGGACACCTTCCTGCCCATCCTCAACGCCTACCCCAAGATTGCCCCACACCCGGGCCACAGCCGGGAGAacgaggctggggctgggccccCGCCCCGAAGTGGCAGTGCTGGCCATGCCAAGAGCAAGCGCTTTTGCCTGGAGGAGGCCTGGGTGTCGTCCTCTGAGTTGGATGCCCCCACCAGCGGCGGGCTGCGGGAGGAACAGCGCCCGGGTGGCACCGTGCAGGTGCCCTCTGCCGGCAGCTCAGAACCACTGTCCCAGAACACTGTCACCTCATCCACGGAGCTGGCTCGGCCGGCACCCAGCTCCATCGCAGCCCAGGGGAGCCAAGCCCTCCTGGACCTGGCTGAGGGGAGGATCCTGGCCAAGGCCTCCAAGAAGCTGGGCTCGAGCCTCGGGAAGCAGCGGCGCTTCCACAACACAGTGGAGATCCTGAGGAAGTCGGGGCTGCTGGGTGTCACCCTGCGGACCAAGGAGCTGATCCGGCAGAACAGCAGCACCCAGCGGGAGATCGCAGAGCTGCGGGAACATGCCCGGCTCCTCTGCGAGGCCATGCAGAGCAACAACTCTCAGACCTGGGCCCGGCTCCAGGCGGCCATGAGCCTGTCTGCCTCCTACTGGGCCCGGAGAGGCACAGGCCCGGACGTGCCTGCCAAGGCCAAGGCCGAGGCAGCCACTCCCCCCACGGACTTCAGTGGGGAGTCCTTGCCCGCCTCCCCCATGAACCTGGCGCTCACTCCGGACCTGTCAGCACACATGGCCCTGCCTTAG
- the ERCC1 gene encoding DNA excision repair protein ERCC-1 yields MEPTEAAQAPERRKRFTVQSQDPEHTMVRPIFKSSCSAAEPRAPALPGATSYAEYVVKQVSASLASMPVSRPARVTAASSESRAGASSGALPPGTETSTVLPAASGDSDPSPTLKAGPKSNCIIVSARQRGNPILKFVRNIPWEFGDIVPDYVLGQSTCALFLSLRYHNLNPNYIHERLQLLGKTYAVQVLLVQVDVRDPHQALKELAKMCILADCTLILAWSPEEAGRYLETYKAYEQKPADLLKEKVDQDFLSIVTDCLTSVKSVNKTDALSLLSTFGSLANIAQASKEDLSLCPGIGPQKAKRLFDTLHEPFLKIPK; encoded by the exons ATGGAGCCCACGGAGGCAGCCCAGGCCCCGGAGCGGAGGAAGAGATTCACTGTGCAGTCACAGGACCCTGAACATACCATG GTGAGACCCATCTTCAAATCTTCTTGCTCTGCAGCAGAGCCCAGGGCCCCTGCCCTACCTGGGGCCACCTCCTATGCTGAATACGTCGTCAAACAGGTCTCTGCGTCCTTGGCCTCCATGCCAGtctcccggcctgccagggtgacGGCTGCATCATCGGAGTCCAGAGCGGGAGCTTCCTCAGGAGCGCTTCCTCCAGGCACTGAGACCAGCACTGTACTCCCTGCTGCCAGTGGGGACTCGGACCCCAGCCCCACGCTGAAAGCGGGGCCCAAGAGCAACTGCATCATCGTCAGTGCTCGCCAG CGGGGGAACCCCATCCTGAAATTTGTGCGCAACATTCCCTGGGAGTTTGGCGACATCGTCCCTGACTACGTGCTGGGCCAGAGCACGTGTGCCCTCTTCCTGAG CCTGCGGTACCACAACCTGAACCCCAACTACATCCATGAGCGGCTGCAGCTCCTGGGGAAGACATATGCGGTCCAGGTGCTGCTGGTGCAGGTCGATGTG AGGGACCCGCACCAGGCACTGAAGGAACTGGCCAAGATGTGCATCCTGGCCGACTGCACCCTCATCCTGGCCTGGAG CCCCGAAGAGGCCGGACGCTACCTGGAAACGTACAAAGCCTACGAGCAGAAACCAGCTGACCTGCTCAAGGAGAAAGTGGATCAGGACTTCCTGTCCATA GTGACGGATTGTCTGACCAGCGTGAAGTCAGTTAACAAGACAGACGCGCTGAGCCTTCTCTCAACGTTTGGG TCTCTCGCGAACATTGCACAAGCGTCCAAAGAGGATCTCTCCCTCTGCCCAGGCATTGGGCCCCAGAAG GCCAAGAGGCTCTTTGACACCCTCCACGAGCCCTTTCTGAAGATCCCCAAATGA